The Buchnera aphidicola (Formosaphis micheliae) nucleotide sequence TCATGAACAAAATAGTTATGCCAGACTACATAGAAAAAATAAAAAGTAGAAATAAAAATAAATTAGAAAAGGAATATGAATATTCCACAAAAACAAAAATGTATTATGATAATACAAACGAAATTTATAATAATATTACTTGTACTCAACAACTAATTGATTTTAAAAAAATTAAAAAAATTGCTAGTGAAATTAATACAATTCCACATGAAATTAATGTACATCCTTTAGTAAAAAAAATTTATGATAATAGATACAATATGGCTCTTAATAAAATTCCATGGGATTGGGGAGCTGCAGAAAATTTAGCATATGCTACTTTAGTTAGTCAAGGTATTTCATGCCGTCTTTCTGGAGAAGATATTAGTCGTGGTACATTTTTTCATCGTCATGCAATAATTCACGATCAAAAAAATGGGTCTATATATATACCTATACAACATATCCAAAATAAAAAAGGAAAATTTTATATTTGGGATTCTGTACTATCAGAAGAATCAGTCTTAGCTTTTGAATATGGTTATTCAACCACTAATAATTCCATGTTAACAGTATGGGAAGCTCAATTTGGTGATTTTTCGAATGTAGCTCAGGTCGTCATAGATCAATTTATAAGTTCAGGTGAACAAAAATGGGGTTATAAATGTGGGTTAGTAATGTTATTACCACATGGATATGAAGGTCAAGGTCCTGAACATTCTTCAGCTCGATTAGAACGTTATCTACAATTGTCCGCAGAAAACAATATACAAATATGTATACCTACTACAGCAGCACAAATATATCACCTATTACGTAGACAAGCATTTCAAATTAATAAAACACCATTAATTATTATGTCTCCAAAATCAAATTTACGAAACCCTTTAACTTTTTCTAGTTTCGAAAATATTATAAATGGAAAATTTACAGAAATTATAGATGAAATAGATGACATAGAGATGTCAGAATTAAAGCGTATTATATTTTGTTCAGGAAAAATATATTACGATTTATTAGAGAAACGTCGAGAAATTAAAAAAAAATATGTTGTAATTTTACGTCTTGAACAATTGTATCCATTTCCTAAATCATTAATATTACAAATATTAAAAAAATATTCTCATATATCTGATTTTATATGGTGTCAAGAAGAACCAATTAATCAAGGAGCATGGAATTATGTTCAACATTACTTTCGTAATATATTAGCTATAAATTCATCTTTAAAATATATCGGAAGAAAAGCGTCTGCTTCACCAGCTGTAGGAAATTTACACTCTCATAAAAAACAGCAACAAAAAATAATAAATGATGCGTTAAATATATATTCATAAAAAGGATAAAAAAATGAACAGTGTAAATATTCTAACTCCAAATTTACCAGAATCTGTCAAGACAGCAACAATTATTGTATGGCACAAAAAAATAGGTGATTTTATTAAAAAAGATGAAATTTTAGTAGAAATAGAAACTGATAAAATTATACTTGAAGTACCTGCTATATCTGATGGTATATTATATTCAATATTAGAAAAAACGGGAAATATAGTAAATTCTCAACAAATTTTAGGAACTATGACTACTGTTGCAAATAATACTCACAACAATCCTGAAAAAAAATCAGAAAAAATTATTAATGATATTAGTCAAAATATGTTACAAAGAAATGTAAACAATAATTTTAGCCCAACAGTCAGACGTTTATTATCATCCAACAATATGAAAACAGATAATATTCAAGGTACTGGTATAAATCATAGAATTACTAAACAAGATATTGAAAAAACTCTTGATCAAACAAATAATACTCATGAAAAAAATATAAATAATCAGCAACAAACAAAACATTTGCTACAAAGAAATAAAACTAGAATTAAAATGACACATATAAGAAAATGCATAGCTGATAGATTAGTACATGTAAAACGTAATACAGCTATGTTAACTACTTTTAATGAAGTTAATATGCAACAAATTGTAAAATTAAGAAAAAAATATGGACAATCTTTTCAAGAAAGACATAGTATTAAACTTGGATTAATGTCTTTTTATGTAAAAGCTGTTGTGGAAGGATTAAAACGTATTCCAGAAATTAATACTTCAGTTGATAATGAAGATATTATATATTATAACTATTTTGACATTAACGTTGCTATTTCTACTCCTAAAGGTTTAGTAACACCAGTTATAAGAAATGCTAATTTAATGAGTATGGCTGATATTGAAAAAAAAATTAAAAAATTTGCTACAAAAGCAAAATTATCTCAATTAAGTATATCAGATTTAATTGGAGGAAACTTTACTATTACGAATGGAGGTGTATTCGGTTCATTATTATCAACCCCTATTATTAATCCACCTCAAACAGCAATATTAGGTATACATAATATTCATGATCGACCTATTGCTATAAATAATGAAGTATGTATACGTCCTATGATGTATATTGCTTTATCTTATGACCACCGTATTATAGATGGAAAAGAAGCTATTAGTTTTTTATTGGTTGTTAAAAACATATTAGAAGATTTTAATCGTATCATATTGGACATATAATTGATTATATTTATACAAATAATAAATATTACATATTATGGTGCTATGTTAAATCTTAGCACCACCTGTTATAAAACATTATACTCATATTCTTAATGACTACTAATAACTCTTGTCTATTATTAAAATAGAATTATATATTATATAATTATTTTTTGCTAATATATTAAATAAAACTTATATATAATAAAAAATATAACTTTTTTGTTTAAAGTTAATTTTATAACTTTAATAACTTTAATAAACAAAAAAAATTGTCTTTAATAATTATTTATTTCATAATATTTTTATGTTTATAGTTTATTAAATTCAACATGAATGATTTTAACTTAAATAGAAAAATGTAATTAATTAAATATTTTATATACTTTTAAAATAATATTATTTAAATAAAATTTTATAAATAAGGTTATCTAAAATAATTAATTGTTATATTTTCAATAATGATTTTTAATTTGATATTTAATATTATTATTAAAACATTATATAAATTATATATTACATTATGTTGATCATAAAAATAGTTAATATTAATCGAATTATCTTAGATTATTATTTTATAATGTAACAAATTTATTTTATATATATATAAACACATAATAAGTGTATTATATAAATAATTACAAACTGTATGTATTTTTTATAAATTTAAAATTATTACATATATTAATATATATACATATTCAAGAACTATTTTCACTATTTATCTTACAAATAATAATAAATTAAACTAATAACATAATAAAAAATATATGGCATAATACTAATGAATCATAAATTAATTTTAATTAGACATGGTGAAAGTGAATGGAATCGATTAAATAAATTTACTGGTTGGACAGATATAGATTTATCAAAGAATGGAAAAAAAGAAGCTATAGATGCTGCAAAACTTCTGTTATTAAATAAAATTACAGTTGATTTAGCATATACATCAATGCTTAAAAGATCAATTCACACATTATGGTATATTTTAAAATATTTAGATCGTTCTTGGATTCCTGTAAAAAAATCTTGGAATTTAAATGAAAGACACTATGGTGCTTTACAAGGATTAAACAAATTAGATACAATAAAAGAATATGGAGCAGAACAAGTACAAAAATGGAGAAGAAGTTTTGATGAAACTCCACCTAAACTCACTCCCTCTGATATACGTTGTCCAGGAAATGATATACGTTATAGTAATGTAGAAATAGATAAATTACCAATGTCTGAAAGTTTGGAGTCAACGATTAATAGAGTAGTCGATTATTGGAAAATAGATATTTTACCTAATTTTAAAAAAAATAAAAAAATTATTATTGTTGCCCATGGAAATTCATTACGTGCTTTAATAAAATATTTAAATAAAATTAATAACAACGATATAGTAAAATTAGATATACCTACAGGAACACCAATAATATATGAATTTAACAAAAAATTTGTTCCAATTAAATATTTTTATTTAAAAGATATTTAACTGAAAAAATATAAATTTTTTTAATAAATAAAAAATGGAAGTAACATGATAAAAAAAATAGGAGTACTAACTAGCGGGGGGGATGCTCCTGGTATGAACGCAGCTATTAGAAGTATTGTTAAAATGGGTTTAAAAAAAGAACTAAAAATATTTGGTATATTTAATGGATTTTTAGGTTTATATGAAAATCGCATTCATGAATTAAATCAATATAGTGTATCAAATATTATTAATAAAGGAGGAACATTTTTAGGATCAGCTAGGTTTCCTAAATTCAAAAATAAAAAAATTAGAAAAATAGCTGTTAATAATTTAACAAAACAAGGGATTGATAGTTTAATAGTGATTGGTGGTGATGGTTCATACATTGGAGCAAAATTACTAACAGAAATGGGATTACCATGTATTAGTTTACCAGGTACTATTGATAACGATGTTGTAGGCACAGATTATACAATAGGATATTTCACAGCATTACAAACTATTGTAGACGCAATTGATAGATTACGTGATACATCTTTATCACATCAACGTATTTCTATTATAGAAGTTATGGGTAGATATTGTGGAGATTTAACATTATCTTCTGCTATTGCTGGAGGATGTGACGTTATTATACTACCAGAAGTTACATATAATAAAAAAGAGTTGTTATATACCATTAAAAATAATATAAAATTAGGGAAAAAACATGCAATAATAATTATAACAGAACATATTTGTGATGTAAAAGAACTAGCAAAATATATCGAACATGGAACAAAAAAAGAAACAAGAGCGACTATTTTGGGTCACATACAAAGAGGAGGATCACCTGTAGCTTATGATAGAATATTAGCATCTAGAATGGGGGCATATTCAATAGAATTATTGTTACAAGGATGTCAAGGTCGCTGTATAGGTTTAAAAAATGAAAATTTGGTACATAATGATATTCATTATGCACTAAAAAATATGAAACGTTCTTTTAAACAAGATTGGTTCAATGTTGCTAATAATCTTGCTTAATAAATTATATTTCTCTTAAAAACTTTATATTTATTAAAATAAAAAAAATTAAAAAATATTTCTTGAAAAAATAAAGATAATATTTTTAATAATTTTTAATTATATTAATAATTTTAGAAAAACGTTTATAATCTAAGGAAGCTCCTCCTATTAAAACTCCATCTACATCAGGTTGTGATATCAATGAATATATATTATTTTCATCAACGGATCCTCCATACTGTACAAACGTATTTTTCCAGTTAATATTATTATGCTGATTAATATAATTTTTTATAAAATTATGGACTGTTTGAATATAGTTAAGAGAAGCAACCTGACCGGTACCAATAGACCAAATTGGTTCATACGCAATAATAGAATTTTCAAATGCCTGAGATCCTAATAAATTTAAAATATCATTTAATTGTTTTTGACACACTAACTGCGTTTGTCCTAATTTTTTTTCTTTTTCGTTTTCACCAATACATAATATAGGAATTAAATTAGCATCTTTAACTAATTTAAATTTTTTAGCAATTATATTATTATTTTCTTTATGATACATACGACGTTCTGAATGTCCTATTATAACATAACGTACTCCAATATCTTGCAACATGTTAACAGAAATTTCTCCTGTAAAGGAACCATACAAATTAACATCCACATTTTGAGCGCACATAAAAATATTTTTTTGATTAATAATAGAATTAGCTAAATGTATATACATAATTGGAAATGCCATTACTACTAACGTATTTAATTCTTCTTCTTTATTAAAATAAAATTGATTTAATAATGTTAAAAACTTAATAATAGATTTTTTATTACCGTTTAATTTCCAATTAGCTATAATAATTTTTTTTCTCATAGTATAAATATTATCTCTTGATTATTATGATATAATCTGTAATATAAAACAACTAAGTTAATATCTATAATGAATAAAAGAAACTTAGTTGTTTAATATAAAAATAAATAATTCATTATTTATAACGTAATTTAAAATAATTATAAATTTATTCGATTACGTAATCTCTTTCCAGCTCTAAAAAAAGGTACATATTTTTCTTCTAACATTAATAGGTTACCTGTTTTAGGATTTCTTCCTGTTCTAGTAGATCTATAATTTATAAAAAAACAACCAAATCCTCTAATATCTACTTTTTTACCTTTTTTTAAAGAAAAAACTATATGTTCTAAAATTTCTTTTATAGCTGTTTTAATAATTTTTTTAGGAATATAATGAATAATTTTAGAAATTTTTTTTATTAATTCCGATGTAGTCATAAAACCTCTAGTAAATATTTTATTTAAAATAATAACAAACTAGAAGTTTAACAAATTATGGGTAATATATCTAAATAATTATTCTACATTTTGAGCTGCTTTAAATGCTTCAACCATAGTATTAGAAAACTGTTTATCTTCTGTTGTATTTACATCACTCAATATAGATTCTTTAACTTTAACTGGTTCATTAATTGATATTATTAAATATATAAGTCTATTTTTTCTATCAATATTAATAATTTTAGCTTCCACTAAATCTCCGATATTTAATTTTAACTCTTTTTTTACCCCATTATTAGTCATATATGTTATATCAGAATTTTTACAAAATCCTTCAATACCTTCTGACAATTTGATTTTTATACCATTAATATCATATTTTTTTATTATTCCTGTAACTAATGATCCTTTTTTATTTTTTGATATATAAATATTAAAAGGATCTTCTGATAATTGCTTAATACCCAGTGATATTCTTTCTCTATCTGCATCTACTTGTAATACTATAGCAGAAATGTCATCATTTTTCTTATATTTTTTGACTGCTTCTTCTCCTAATTTATCCCAAGAAATATCAGATAAATGTACTAATCCATCAATCCCTCCTGATAAACCAATAAAAATACCAAAATCTGTTATAGACTTAATTTTTCCTACTACTTTATGTCCTTTTTTATATTTTTCTGCAAATTCTTTCCAAGGATTAATTTTGCATTGTTTCAAACCTAATGACACTCTTCTACGATCTTCATCTATATCTAATATCATAACGTCAACTGTATCATTGACATTAACCACTTTAGATGGATGAATATTTTTATTAGTCCAATCCATTTCTGATACATGAACTAATCCTTCAACTCCTTCTTCAATTTCAACAAAACATCCATAATCTGTTAAATTTGTCACTCTTCCAGTAATTTTAATTTTCGTTGGGTATCTTTTAGAAATAGCAATCCATGGATCTTCTCCTAATTGTTTTAAACCCAAAGATACTCTAGTCCGTTCACGATCAAATTTTAAAATCTTTACATAAATTTCATCACCAATATTAACTATTTCGTTTGGATGCTTGACTCGTTTCCATGCCATATCTGTAATATGTAATAATCCATCAACACCCCCTAAATCTACAAAAGCACCATAATCAGTTAGATTCTTTATTATTCCTTTTACATTCATACCTTCTTGTAGTTTTTTTAATAAAATATCACGTTCAGCACTATTTTCTGATTCAATAACAGCTCTTCGAGAAACTACTACATTATTTCTTTTTTGATCTAATTTTATCACTTTAAACTCTAATACCTTACCTTCTAAATGCAAAGTTTCACGAATTGGTCTTATGTCTACTAATGAACCTGGAAGAAAAGCACGGATTTCATTTAATTCAACAGTGAAACCGCCTTTTACTTTTCCATTAATTACTCCTAGTACAGTAGTAGATTTTTCATGTGCTTTTTCTAGAAGAATCCATGCTTCGTGACGTTTTGCTTTGTCACGTGATAAAATCGTTTCACCAAAACCATCTTCTATTGCATCCAAAGCAACATCTACCATATCTCCTAAGTTTATTTCCAATTCTCCTTTAGAATTTTTAAATTGTTCTAAAGGAATTGCTGATTCAGATTTTAATCCAGCATCAACTAATATAAAATCCTTTTCTATTGCAATAACTTTTCCAGGTATAATAGAACCTGGTTTTGTTTTAATCTGTTTGAGAGATTCAGTAAATAATTCAATAAAAGATTCAGTCATGTCAATAATGTTACTTCTTTATCAACGCTAATTTAATATCCTAATAAATTAATGTTATTTAATATGTATTATGATTATCCTTTATCATAATATAATACTATAAAATAAAATATAATATTTTATTATTAAAAATAATTAAAATATTCAGTAATATATAATAATTTTATTACAGTATATATACTTACACATATAATTTGCTTTATAATATCCATTATTTCTGTCTAATTTCATATATGAAATTACATCAAAATTAGCATTAATAATTAGGTTATGCAACTGTAAAATATGTATTTTACTTTAGTTTTATATTTAACCATAAAAAATATTTTTTAGTTATATTTAATTATAAAAAAATAAAGATTAATAATTTTTTAAAATAAAAGTATAAGTAAAAATTAATTTATACGTTAAAAAAATAGAAAATAATTATTTATATAAATTTATATTTTTCATATAGAAATATATATTCCTACTGAATGAATGGTGTTATGTACTTATTTTCTATTGATGTTATGAATATATATAATTATAAAT carries:
- the sucB gene encoding dihydrolipoyllysine-residue succinyltransferase encodes the protein MNSVNILTPNLPESVKTATIIVWHKKIGDFIKKDEILVEIETDKIILEVPAISDGILYSILEKTGNIVNSQQILGTMTTVANNTHNNPEKKSEKIINDISQNMLQRNVNNNFSPTVRRLLSSNNMKTDNIQGTGINHRITKQDIEKTLDQTNNTHEKNINNQQQTKHLLQRNKTRIKMTHIRKCIADRLVHVKRNTAMLTTFNEVNMQQIVKLRKKYGQSFQERHSIKLGLMSFYVKAVVEGLKRIPEINTSVDNEDIIYYNYFDINVAISTPKGLVTPVIRNANLMSMADIEKKIKKFATKAKLSQLSISDLIGGNFTITNGGVFGSLLSTPIINPPQTAILGIHNIHDRPIAINNEVCIRPMMYIALSYDHRIIDGKEAISFLLVVKNILEDFNRIILDI
- the gpmA gene encoding 2,3-diphosphoglycerate-dependent phosphoglycerate mutase — its product is MNHKLILIRHGESEWNRLNKFTGWTDIDLSKNGKKEAIDAAKLLLLNKITVDLAYTSMLKRSIHTLWYILKYLDRSWIPVKKSWNLNERHYGALQGLNKLDTIKEYGAEQVQKWRRSFDETPPKLTPSDIRCPGNDIRYSNVEIDKLPMSESLESTINRVVDYWKIDILPNFKKNKKIIIVAHGNSLRALIKYLNKINNNDIVKLDIPTGTPIIYEFNKKFVPIKYFYLKDI
- the pfkA gene encoding 6-phosphofructokinase, whose product is MIKKIGVLTSGGDAPGMNAAIRSIVKMGLKKELKIFGIFNGFLGLYENRIHELNQYSVSNIINKGGTFLGSARFPKFKNKKIRKIAVNNLTKQGIDSLIVIGGDGSYIGAKLLTEMGLPCISLPGTIDNDVVGTDYTIGYFTALQTIVDAIDRLRDTSLSHQRISIIEVMGRYCGDLTLSSAIAGGCDVIILPEVTYNKKELLYTIKNNIKLGKKHAIIIITEHICDVKELAKYIEHGTKKETRATILGHIQRGGSPVAYDRILASRMGAYSIELLLQGCQGRCIGLKNENLVHNDIHYALKNMKRSFKQDWFNVANNLA
- the tpiA gene encoding triose-phosphate isomerase — translated: MRKKIIIANWKLNGNKKSIIKFLTLLNQFYFNKEEELNTLVVMAFPIMYIHLANSIINQKNIFMCAQNVDVNLYGSFTGEISVNMLQDIGVRYVIIGHSERRMYHKENNNIIAKKFKLVKDANLIPILCIGENEKEKKLGQTQLVCQKQLNDILNLLGSQAFENSIIAYEPIWSIGTGQVASLNYIQTVHNFIKNYINQHNNINWKNTFVQYGGSVDENNIYSLISQPDVDGVLIGGASLDYKRFSKIINIIKNY
- a CDS encoding HU family DNA-binding protein — its product is MFTRGFMTTSELIKKISKIIHYIPKKIIKTAIKEILEHIVFSLKKGKKVDIRGFGCFFINYRSTRTGRNPKTGNLLMLEEKYVPFFRAGKRLRNRINL
- the rpsA gene encoding 30S ribosomal protein S1 — translated: MTESFIELFTESLKQIKTKPGSIIPGKVIAIEKDFILVDAGLKSESAIPLEQFKNSKGELEINLGDMVDVALDAIEDGFGETILSRDKAKRHEAWILLEKAHEKSTTVLGVINGKVKGGFTVELNEIRAFLPGSLVDIRPIRETLHLEGKVLEFKVIKLDQKRNNVVVSRRAVIESENSAERDILLKKLQEGMNVKGIIKNLTDYGAFVDLGGVDGLLHITDMAWKRVKHPNEIVNIGDEIYVKILKFDRERTRVSLGLKQLGEDPWIAISKRYPTKIKITGRVTNLTDYGCFVEIEEGVEGLVHVSEMDWTNKNIHPSKVVNVNDTVDVMILDIDEDRRRVSLGLKQCKINPWKEFAEKYKKGHKVVGKIKSITDFGIFIGLSGGIDGLVHLSDISWDKLGEEAVKKYKKNDDISAIVLQVDADRERISLGIKQLSEDPFNIYISKNKKGSLVTGIIKKYDINGIKIKLSEGIEGFCKNSDITYMTNNGVKKELKLNIGDLVEAKIINIDRKNRLIYLIISINEPVKVKESILSDVNTTEDKQFSNTMVEAFKAAQNVE